The window GAAAATTTTAATACTTCAGAACCTTTTTCTGCTACTTACGACCCAACCTACGAGAGGCGTAAGTACCACTTATGGCCTGTAGGTGTATCCACAAGTAGTCTTCCAGCTGAAATTCATCAGATTTTTCTTCTCCTCTACTCCAAAACCTATTTTCCTACAAAACctacacaaaaacacatcacatctaacaaaactaaccaagtacttgcataattttcgattttaagcatcgaaagtgccatgaaaccctgaaacatcaacaccctgagttagaatgtttgcatgtcctaaGGAAAATAACACATAACAAAGACACTATGATGTTTAATTAAGAGAAACCTAAGGCACCTATGACAGTCAACTCAATTTCAACTCAAAAAACTTTTACCCCTCCTATTTCCAACTTTTGAAAACCACTACATGGATACATGTAGCAAATAGTATAATACCCTATCTccaaattttgaaaactacaacATGGATAGATGTAGCATAATAGTATGACTCAAAGGTATCAAGtaatgacattacattagcaacaaataacCAAACAATATGCAATTTATACTACGTGAATAGATAAGTAGTTTGCAGAGCAATCCTTGTATCCTCGTAGAAAAAAAGTCCCAACTCTCACAGTAtcatcatgcatgtcaatgcaaaGGACTATATCAAGACAATCACACtcacaaaagaagttccaatcaatgggCATGTAATACCATAGGTTCGCCCTTACAttctataccttagttttttgaacagttggactaggatcactataggactttactcagcttataatgtaggcttgggggcagGTATGGTATATTTGGGATATAGTAACTACCCgccttgacactacacttacaATTTGGCTCCAATTCtcaacaattccatttttatttctcattttttctcctttattggtTTTTTGAACTGGGTGTGGTTgtctcctttctttttatttattcattttttctctttttttttctaccGTACACAACCTTACTTTCTTATCATTCTATTTTACACCCTTCTGCATACCCATCTTTAAATACacaccctatgatagccaccctcaacttagatgattgtcttgagttgaggtgcacaatgtctacGGAGGGACCAGGGCTAAAATGGGTTTATTGTAATCAATTGGGAAGGTGaaaaggtgaaaacaagaaaataggtcaaTGTAGGGTTaaatcagggatcaagggatacctTTTCACATTTGGATGGCTATGtaggctaagagtggactaaGTAAAAAACAATCTATGATTatgtcctaaccaactatctTACAATATAGGAAAGGCTAACTAGGCATCTTCTGGATTAAATGCACACAGAGAACTAGGTAAGTACATCACACAGACATGGTACAAGGTTATATCAccagctactacctatccagttcatgcaatgcTAAGCTTTGATTAGATTATACCTAAtattaatgccataaaaagattcacataaTGGTCACACATACATTTACATCACACAATTCACTGAATTAAATTTTTAGGAGGGATATCATtatcattttttcaaacacttaaaaaacataaatcaaaataattagaACATGTCAACTACACTTAGGTTCCTTATATTTCTCCTAATTAATcataagcaaaataaaaaataaaataatataatacaacCTAATTATGCTGTCTCTACTAGAAACATACTTTGAGAAAAAGAGACACGACAACAACAATCCCAAGAGGACATCTAGACCCACAAATAGCCCCACCCCCATTGAATAGGCATGTATTGTCCCTAATGCATTAGGTAACCACAAAGTAAGAGAGTTAGTGACATACCCATGACACCTTAGGTGCATAGATCTGACATTAATTACACTaacataaattatcataaatttagaaataatatgataccttgggttgcctcccaagcagcgacTGATTTAACTCTGCTACACGACGTGGGTATATTGATTACTCAGAGTTCATCTAGGTAACCATAGGATTGTCTTCCATGGTCATCAATATAGTTTATTACCAAAACCAATCTCATGCCAGTTGGCTGCTTCATAGTTCTATGAACATTGAACGTGACTTTTGTATTACTCAGCCTGAACTTAAGCTCAGCTCTTTTCATATCCACCAATACTCTACTCGTTGCTAAAAATAGTCTCCCTAGAATTATGGGCATCTCAAAATCAACCTCATAATTTATGACAACAAAATCGGCCAAAAATATGAAGTTGTccacctttaccaaaacatcaaatGATATGCCTATGGGCTTTTTCACTATACGATATaccatcaataactgcatcatcACTGGTTTAGGAGGTTTCAAGCCTAATTGCTTGAATACTGCCAGAAATATCAAGTTAATGCTTGCACCCAAGTCACACAAAGCCTTGGAAAATCTAGATGTCCCAATAGTACAAGTAATAGTGAAAGCTCCAGGATCACTTTTCTTTTGCACAAGGGATCGAGATGTAATTATACTGTAATTATGCAAACCACCAACAACCTCATAActgatatttcttttctttataaccTAGTCCTTCACAAATTTAGCATAGCCAGGCATCTGCTCAAGGGCTTTAAGATGATGGATGTTCACACTCAATTCATTCAGCATAGCAATAAGCTTTTTATacttcctttcttcttttttctatttcaatctTTAAGGAAAAGGTGGGGGATTTTGTGTAATAGACTTCAAGACTGGGCTGACCTCTTTACATTTACCTTTATCCTTCTCAGCTCATTTTTATACCCGCATCAATTTCTATGACATCTCACCGTTAGATACtaacttttttatttattcttcgagtgcatcatcaatatcaacaatATCATTCCTTACCTTATTAACTACATGCATAGGTGGGTCAATAGTAGCCTTACCAATCTGAGTAGTGATGGATAGGTAGTGATTGTCgttctttagattttaaataGTGTTGATTGAAAGAGTGATCAATTGATGCCGATTCAAAGTAACCGACATTTGAACAAACTACTGCTCAAGATGCTTAATTGCTATAGCATGCAGTTTGACTTTCTAGCTTTGTCTCAATAtatctaccttaatctccttaacaAAACTCTCTTAGATCTCTTGAACCTTCACCAACTTAGCTAGCAATGCTTTCAGCCTAGAATCAGCATCACGGTTCCTTAGTGGAACATATACACCACTATTCT of the Capsicum annuum cultivar UCD-10X-F1 chromosome 11, UCD10Xv1.1, whole genome shotgun sequence genome contains:
- the LOC107846320 gene encoding uncharacterized protein LOC107846320 — its product is MDRIREQDGDWQKKDDYTENSGVYVPLRNRDADSRLKALLAKLVKVIKKRNISYEVVGGLHNYSIITSRSLVQKKSDPGAFTITCTIGTSRFSKALCDLGASINLIFLAVFKQLGLKPPKPVMMQLLMVYRIVKKPIGISFDVLVKVDNFIFLADFVVINYEVDFEMPIILGRLFLATSRVLVDMKRAELKFRLSNTKVTFNVHRTMKQPTGMRLVLVINYIDDHGRQSYGYLDEL